The Halobacillus amylolyticus nucleotide sequence TCAGGTTTCGTTGCAATCATAGGACGCCCGAATGTTGGGAAGTCAACATTTATGAATCATGTTATAGGTGAAAAAATCGCGATTATGAGTGACAAACCTCAAACAACAAGAAATAAAATACAAGGTGTGCTGACGGAAAAAGATGCACAGCTAGTGTTTATCGACACACCGGGTATTCACAAGCCGAAGCATAAGCTTGGGGATTATATGGTTAATGTTGCTGAAAGTACGTTAAACGAAGTGGATACGATTATGTTTATGATAAATGCTGAAGAGGGGTTTGGTCGTGGTGATCAGTTTATTATCGAGCGGCTGCAACGTGTGGACAAGCCAGTCTTTTTAGTCGTCAATAAAATAGATCGTGTTCATCCTGATCAACTGCTTCCGCTTATAGACCAATACCGTGAGAAGTTTGATTTTGAAGAGATTATTCCGATTTCTGCACTGGAAGGGAGCAATGTTAATCACTTGCTTCATGTGGTTAAGGAGCATCTTCCCGAAGGACCGCAGTTTTATCCAGAAGATCAAATTACAGATCACCCTGAACGATTTATTATTAGTGAGTTTATTAGAGAAAAAGTACTGCACTTAACACGTGAAGAGATCCCACATTCGATTGCTGTAGTTATAGAGAGTATAGAACCTAGAAAAGATTCTAACGCCGTTTATGTCCAGGCGGCCATTATTGTTGAGCGTAAATCTCAAAAAGGGATTATTATCGGTAAACAAGGAAGCATGCTGAAAGAGGTTGGACAACGGGCTCGCAAAGATATAGAGTCGTTGTTAGGAAGCCGGGTGTATTTAGAGCTTTGGGTTAAAGTACAAAAAGATTGGCGGAACCGTCAAGTTCAGCTCAGTGATTTCGGCTATAATGAAGATGAATATTAGATTTGGAAAATATTAAGCCTTATCGTTTTTCTCATATGAAGCAACCTAAGTATGTGATGACATTTCTTTA carries:
- the era gene encoding GTPase Era, whose protein sequence is MEDQFKSGFVAIIGRPNVGKSTFMNHVIGEKIAIMSDKPQTTRNKIQGVLTEKDAQLVFIDTPGIHKPKHKLGDYMVNVAESTLNEVDTIMFMINAEEGFGRGDQFIIERLQRVDKPVFLVVNKIDRVHPDQLLPLIDQYREKFDFEEIIPISALEGSNVNHLLHVVKEHLPEGPQFYPEDQITDHPERFIISEFIREKVLHLTREEIPHSIAVVIESIEPRKDSNAVYVQAAIIVERKSQKGIIIGKQGSMLKEVGQRARKDIESLLGSRVYLELWVKVQKDWRNRQVQLSDFGYNEDEY